The Flexivirga oryzae genome has a segment encoding these proteins:
- a CDS encoding G1 family glutamic endopeptidase, producing MAGPDTRLQATNLAGVHALVATQAHLTQHDHATTILDQLALPTDTPAARALRERITTTRWPADALIVPHLSPQPGLTHLLTPTVERADMAYTSNNWAGSTISGTWADAVGIWRVPTVSIPETPAGTDGGWDSSSWVGIDGTYGSNDVLQAGVQQSVARNGSTTYVAWYEWYAPKVQGSPGYIYQTNIDNMEVQPGDEVFAGAHYRDGKGFIMFGNVTRGHYFNITLDPPPGATMSGNSVEWIMEAPNSGEPDTSLPAFTPVDFSSAIASPTNPGGPAGDPAKGDTTDIWVDGRSLTSVDLETYSVTITRNAPPWRGFALSPAGSAAAHGIAAVSRIPGSMELWWVAPNGSIQDRYWYDNATWQGFELAPAGSAATTSRIAAVSRIPGSMELWWVAPNGSVQGAYWYDGATWGRYELAPPGSAATSGGIAAVSRIPGSMEVWYVGANGSIQDRYWYDTGTWQGFELAPGGSASLTGGITAVSRIPGSMEVWYVGANGSIQDRYWYDTGTWQGFELAPGGSASLTGGITAVSRIPGSMEVWYVGANGSIQDRYWYDTGTWQGFELAPGGSASLSTGVAATSRIDGSMELWYVAPNGAVRDHFWYDTATWQSFELAPAGSASPGSGVAAVSRIPTSMEVWFTGGDGSVQDRYWYG from the coding sequence ATGGCCGGACCGGACACCCGACTGCAGGCGACCAACCTCGCAGGCGTGCACGCGCTCGTCGCGACGCAGGCCCATCTCACCCAACACGACCACGCGACAACGATTTTGGATCAGCTGGCGCTGCCGACCGACACACCGGCCGCGCGCGCACTGCGCGAGCGCATCACGACAACACGATGGCCGGCCGACGCACTGATCGTTCCCCACCTCTCCCCGCAGCCCGGCCTCACGCACCTGCTGACGCCGACCGTCGAACGTGCGGACATGGCATACACCTCGAACAACTGGGCCGGCAGCACCATCTCGGGCACCTGGGCCGACGCCGTCGGCATCTGGCGGGTGCCGACGGTGAGCATCCCCGAAACCCCGGCAGGCACCGACGGCGGCTGGGACTCCTCCTCATGGGTCGGCATCGACGGCACCTACGGCTCGAACGACGTGCTCCAGGCCGGCGTGCAACAGTCCGTGGCTCGGAACGGATCCACCACGTACGTCGCGTGGTACGAGTGGTACGCACCGAAGGTGCAAGGATCGCCCGGATACATCTACCAGACGAACATCGACAACATGGAGGTTCAGCCCGGCGACGAGGTGTTCGCCGGCGCCCACTACCGGGACGGCAAGGGCTTCATCATGTTCGGCAACGTCACCCGTGGGCACTACTTCAACATCACGCTCGATCCCCCACCCGGAGCGACCATGTCCGGCAACAGCGTCGAGTGGATCATGGAAGCCCCCAACTCCGGCGAGCCCGACACCTCGCTGCCCGCCTTCACCCCAGTCGACTTCTCCAGCGCCATCGCAAGCCCCACGAATCCCGGTGGCCCCGCTGGTGATCCGGCGAAAGGCGACACCACCGACATCTGGGTGGACGGCCGCAGCCTCACCAGCGTCGACCTCGAGACCTACTCGGTGACCATCACCCGCAACGCACCACCGTGGCGGGGCTTCGCCCTCTCCCCGGCCGGCAGCGCGGCCGCGCACGGCATCGCCGCCGTGTCCCGGATCCCGGGCAGCATGGAGCTGTGGTGGGTCGCCCCGAACGGCTCGATACAGGACCGGTATTGGTACGACAACGCCACCTGGCAGGGGTTCGAACTCGCGCCCGCCGGGAGCGCGGCGACCACCAGCCGGATCGCCGCCGTCTCCCGCATCCCCGGCAGCATGGAGCTGTGGTGGGTCGCCCCGAACGGGTCCGTACAGGGCGCCTATTGGTATGACGGCGCCACGTGGGGTCGCTACGAACTCGCGCCGCCCGGCTCCGCGGCCACGTCCGGGGGCATCGCGGCGGTGTCCCGCATTCCCGGCAGCATGGAGGTCTGGTACGTCGGCGCCAACGGGTCGATCCAAGACCGGTATTGGTACGACACCGGCACCTGGCAGGGCTTCGAACTCGCGCCGGGCGGCAGCGCCTCACTGACCGGCGGCATCACCGCCGTCTCCCGCATTCCCGGCAGCATGGAGGTCTGGTACGTCGGCGCCAACGGGTCGATCCAAGACCGGTATTGGTACGACACCGGCACCTGGCAGGGCTTCGAACTCGCGCCGGGCGGCAGCGCCTCACTGACCGGCGGCATCACCGCTGTCTCCCGCATCCCCGGCAGCATGGAGGTCTGGTACGTCGGCGCCAACGGGTCGATACAAGACCGGTACTGGTACGACACCGGCACCTGGCAGGGCTTCGAACTCGCGCCGGGCGGGAGCGCGTCCCTCTCCACCGGTGTGGCTGCGACGTCACGGATCGACGGCAGCATGGAGCTCTGGTACGTCGCACCGAACGGCGCTGTGCGGGACCACTTCTGGTACGACACCGCGACCTGGCAGAGCTTCGAGCTCGCGCCCGCGGGGAGCGCGTCACCGGGCAGTGGTGTCGCTGCGGTCTCACGAATCCCGACCAGCATGGAGGTGTGGTTCACCGGTGGTGACGGGTCCGTGCAGGATCGCTACTGGTACGGGTGA
- a CDS encoding 2OG-Fe(II) oxygenase, with amino-acid sequence MPTTPRNLLVRLLAGAHDTPTDSALARLRSDALRVDVGEVGELTFPIRAAQAKKLIAVARPAAFGQGEETLHDSAIRDTWELTPDQVRLGGDQWERQLGRVLDVFRDELGLTPGAQLRAELHSMLVYGKGQFFLPHQDSEKHDEMVATLVVSLPSIHTGGELVVDDRGKERIYRSSRDELTLVAFYADRRHEVRRVRSGHRISLTFNLLATLPTEPSSSEPVSRAANLLTDHFTTPVRRPYDDRDLGTPTRLAFLLDHEYTQRGLAAGRFKGADAEQVKLLRAAASQAGCECLFAQADVHETRDAVPDTGWQSNWYDGEFDEDGEDEGADVTVGDVIDEEVFLGWWITPGASRGEKIQLALYGDQVCAATPSAALTPYESEYEGYMGNYGNTVDRWYHRAAVVVWPKDKAFANRAEADPTWALRAVQRKIKTGDLVGARADALSMEHFWSRAGLADLRAALKLASQIRDPGAATVILASYELEALSERDVELLTSVVTQYGETWWAALLDRWDPPSSYGGRDRLEWITGDFTPVCRALTDASAAPIAEQLAERMWQWLWQRIPPTMGQRHPGQRGSALAGLGPSVACTLEVFPAQEVSYILDLLRGLDERADPLLLTAIRSCADTPSAVTDALAKECWERTVRRLAQPTRAADDWSIAWSGCGCADCADFAKFLGSRTDRALRWPMAERRRQHIESHITSLGLPVSHTTERTGRPYSLLLTKTEELFTHEARERHDAETDLRWLVATFG; translated from the coding sequence ATGCCCACAACCCCACGTAATCTGTTGGTTCGACTCCTCGCCGGAGCGCACGACACGCCCACAGACAGCGCCCTGGCCCGTTTGCGCAGCGACGCACTCCGTGTGGACGTCGGCGAGGTCGGCGAACTCACCTTCCCGATCCGCGCTGCGCAGGCCAAGAAGTTGATCGCTGTCGCACGGCCGGCGGCGTTCGGCCAGGGCGAGGAAACGCTGCACGACAGCGCGATCCGCGACACCTGGGAGTTGACGCCCGATCAGGTGCGCCTCGGCGGAGACCAGTGGGAACGCCAGCTCGGGCGGGTCCTCGACGTCTTCCGTGACGAGCTCGGCCTGACGCCGGGCGCTCAGCTGCGCGCCGAACTCCACTCGATGCTCGTCTACGGCAAGGGCCAGTTCTTCCTGCCGCACCAGGACTCCGAGAAGCACGACGAGATGGTCGCGACCCTCGTCGTGTCGCTCCCCTCCATCCACACCGGCGGAGAGCTGGTTGTCGACGACCGCGGCAAGGAGCGGATCTACCGGTCATCCCGCGACGAGTTGACCCTGGTCGCTTTCTACGCCGACCGCCGGCACGAAGTGCGGCGAGTGCGGTCCGGCCACCGCATCAGCCTCACCTTCAACCTGCTTGCGACGCTGCCCACCGAACCCTCATCGAGCGAGCCGGTCTCGCGAGCCGCGAATCTGCTCACCGACCACTTCACCACCCCGGTCCGCCGCCCGTACGACGACCGCGACCTCGGCACGCCCACCAGGCTGGCGTTCCTGCTCGACCACGAGTACACCCAGCGAGGTCTGGCCGCCGGCCGCTTCAAGGGCGCCGACGCGGAGCAGGTGAAGTTGTTGCGCGCAGCCGCGTCCCAGGCTGGATGCGAGTGCCTGTTCGCGCAGGCGGATGTTCACGAGACGCGCGATGCCGTCCCGGACACTGGATGGCAAAGCAATTGGTACGACGGGGAATTCGACGAAGACGGGGAGGATGAGGGTGCGGACGTTACCGTCGGCGACGTCATCGACGAAGAGGTCTTCCTCGGCTGGTGGATCACACCCGGTGCGTCCCGCGGAGAGAAGATCCAGCTCGCCCTGTACGGTGACCAGGTCTGCGCGGCAACACCGTCGGCCGCGCTGACGCCATACGAGTCCGAGTACGAGGGCTACATGGGCAATTACGGCAACACCGTCGACCGCTGGTATCACCGCGCAGCCGTTGTCGTCTGGCCGAAGGACAAGGCGTTCGCCAACCGCGCAGAGGCAGACCCGACGTGGGCGCTGCGCGCCGTGCAACGCAAGATCAAGACCGGCGATCTCGTCGGCGCTCGCGCCGATGCTTTGTCGATGGAGCACTTCTGGTCCCGGGCCGGCCTCGCGGATCTGCGAGCGGCGCTGAAGTTGGCGTCCCAGATCCGCGACCCGGGCGCGGCAACCGTGATCCTCGCGTCGTATGAGCTGGAAGCTCTCTCCGAGAGAGATGTAGAACTGCTCACGTCCGTCGTCACGCAGTATGGCGAGACGTGGTGGGCAGCGCTGCTCGACCGCTGGGATCCTCCGTCCTCCTATGGTGGCCGCGACCGCCTGGAGTGGATCACCGGCGACTTCACGCCAGTCTGCCGGGCGCTCACCGACGCCAGTGCAGCGCCGATCGCAGAGCAACTCGCCGAGCGCATGTGGCAGTGGCTCTGGCAGCGCATCCCACCCACGATGGGGCAACGACACCCTGGACAGCGGGGCAGCGCACTCGCCGGCCTCGGCCCGTCGGTGGCATGCACGCTCGAAGTATTTCCGGCACAGGAAGTGAGCTACATCCTCGATCTCCTACGCGGGCTCGACGAACGTGCCGATCCGTTGCTGCTGACGGCGATTCGCTCTTGTGCGGACACTCCATCGGCGGTGACCGATGCCCTTGCGAAGGAGTGCTGGGAGCGCACCGTGCGACGCCTGGCACAGCCGACGCGAGCAGCGGACGACTGGTCGATCGCGTGGTCCGGATGTGGCTGCGCCGACTGTGCGGACTTCGCGAAATTCTTGGGATCACGCACGGATCGCGCCCTGAGATGGCCGATGGCAGAACGGCGTCGGCAGCACATCGAGTCGCACATCACCAGCCTTGGCCTACCGGTCTCGCACACCACCGAACGGACGGGCCGGCCCTACAGCCTGCTGCTGACCAAGACCGAAGAGTTGTTCACCCATGAAGCACGCGAGCGGCACGACGCCGAGACCGACCTGCGCTGGCTGGTCGCGACGTTCGGCTGA
- a CDS encoding PIN domain-containing protein, giving the protein MIILDTNVLSEPLRREPSPSVVAWLDAQAIETLYLTTICLAEIRCGIAALPAGRRRSTLARRFDREVLPRFRDRVLAFDEPAASAYGMLRAKARADGRAIGDFDALVAAIADWRKFTVATRDVSPFEAAGITVINPFDLEPHAHNPT; this is encoded by the coding sequence GTGATCATTCTCGACACCAACGTTCTGTCTGAGCCGTTGCGTCGAGAGCCGTCGCCATCGGTGGTGGCCTGGCTCGACGCCCAGGCGATCGAAACCCTGTACCTGACCACGATCTGCCTGGCCGAAATCCGCTGCGGCATCGCTGCATTGCCGGCGGGGAGGCGGAGATCGACCCTGGCGCGCAGGTTCGACCGCGAAGTCCTCCCGCGGTTCCGCGACCGCGTGCTGGCCTTCGACGAGCCAGCAGCATCCGCCTACGGGATGCTCCGCGCGAAGGCGCGAGCCGATGGCCGCGCGATCGGCGATTTCGACGCACTCGTCGCAGCCATTGCCGATTGGCGAAAGTTCACCGTCGCCACCCGTGACGTCAGCCCGTTCGAAGCTGCCGGCATCACCGTCATCAATCCGTTCGACCTGGAGCCTCATGCCCACAACCCCACGTAA
- a CDS encoding FitA-like ribbon-helix-helix domain-containing protein encodes MSAITIRNLSGETHRALKARAAAHGRSTEAEVRAILDEATAGGERLGTLLASIGAESGGVDFPVERDRTPREPLDLT; translated from the coding sequence ATGTCTGCCATAACGATCCGAAACCTGTCCGGGGAAACTCACCGAGCCCTGAAAGCACGAGCCGCAGCGCATGGCCGAAGCACCGAGGCGGAAGTGCGCGCGATCCTCGACGAAGCCACCGCCGGGGGCGAGCGGCTCGGAACGCTACTCGCCTCGATCGGCGCTGAGAGCGGCGGAGTGGACTTCCCGGTCGAACGGGACAGGACACCACGCGAGCCGCTGGACCTGACGTGA